GCGCGGGGCTGGATGAGGCGGCGATTGCCCGCGTGCTGGCCTTTACGGGGGCCAAGGGCAGCGATGCCACTGCCACGTTGACCAACCTGGCAGGCGTGGTCGCGGGCTCCGAGCGCGGTCTTGCCGGCGTTGGCGAACTCAAGGACATGGCGGCGCTCATCGGCGCCTCCGGATACGATGACGGTCGAATCCTGATCGACCCCTCCGTCGTCCGTGGCCTCGAATATTACACCGGCCCTGTCTACGAGGTCGAACTCACCTTCCCCGTCACCAATGACGATGGCCAGGTGGTGCGCTTCGGCTCGGTCGCCGGCGGCGGCCGCTATGACGGCCTCGTCGCCCGGTTCCGGGGCGAGGAAGTGCCGGCCACCGGCTTCTCCATCGGTGTCTCGCGCCTCGCCGCGGCACTGAAGTCGCTCGGCAAGCTCGGCGCCGACAAGCCGGTCGGGCCCATCGTCGTCCTCGTCATGGACAAGGATCAGGTCGCCGAATACCAGGCCATGGTCGCGGAACTGCGCCAGGCCGGCATCCGCTCCGAAATGTATCTGGGCTCGTCGGGCATGAAGGCCCAGATGAAATATGCCGACCGGCGCAATGCGCCCGCCGTCATCATCCAGGGCTCCAACGAGCGCGAGGCCGGCGAGGTCATGATCAAGGACCTGGTGGCCGGCGCCGAAGCCGCGAAGTCGATCACCGACAATGCGGAATGGCGCGCCTCCAGGCCGGCCCAGTTCGCAGCGAAGCGGTCAGAGCTCGTGCAGGCGATCCGGGATCTGCTTGCCAAGGGGTGAGGGGCCGCGCTTCGACCTGGCACCATCTCTCCACCCCTCATGCCTCGGGTGCGAGCGTCAGCGAGCCTCGAAGGACCTTGCTTCCTTACCGCCAGCGGAGGGCCGCCCTTCGAGGCTCGGTCGCTTAACGCTCCCTCGCACCTCAGGGTGAGGTACGGGGAGATGGCGCTCTCGCTTCCGCGCATTTCTTGCAAGCAAGCGCGGGCGTGTGCCATGGGCCGCTGCCGCGCCTCAGCTCCCCTCGGGCGCGAACAATTCCCCTCCCACCGTCTTCGGGGGGAGGGTTAGGGTGGGGGGCGTTCGGTGATTGGCGAGTTGGGGGGCTTCCGCTACCGGAAACTACCCCGGCCCTCCCCGCAAGCGGGGAGGGAGAAGGGGCGGCGCTTCCGCGCGCTACGGCCGTGCGAGGCCTTGGGGTGAAAGTGGCGCTTGCCAGCCCCACCGCCGACCACAACTCACACCGTGAAAACCGGCCTCGGCAGCCCTTCGCGCAATGACGCTGCGGTCACCGTATTGGCCATGAGCAGCGCAATCGTCATCGGCCCGACGCCGCCGGGCACCGGCGTGATGGCGCTCGCGACGTCCATGGCTTCCGCGGTCGCGACATCGCCGACGAGCCGCGTCTTGCCCTCGCCGCGCTCGGGCGCTGGAATGCGGTTGACGCCGACATCGATCACCACCGCGCCGGGTTTCACCCAGCTGCCTCGGATCATCTCCGGGCGGCCGACGGCGGCCACCAGCACATCCGCGGTGCGGCAGATCTCCGCGAGGTTGGCGGTTTTCGAATGGGCGATGGTGACGGTCGCGTCCCGCTGCAGCAGCAATTGCGCCACCGGCTTGCCGACAATGTTGGATCGCCCGACGACGACGGCGTGTTTCCCGGCAAGCGAGGAGCCGGTCACGCTTTCCAAAAGGATCATCGAGCCGGCCGGCGTGCAGGGCACCAGCGCCTTGTCGGCGGCGCCGGCATTCAACAGGCCGACATTGATCGGATGGAAGCCATCGACATCCTTGGCGGGGTCGATCGCCAGCAGCACGCGCTCGGTATCGATGCCCTTCGGCAGCGGCAGCTGCACCAGAATGCCGTCAATGCCCGGATCGGCATTGAGCTTGCCAACCAGCGCCAGCACCTCGGCTTCCGAAACACTCACCGGCAGCGTGTGCTGCTCGGAGCGGAAACCGGCCGCTTCGGCCTCGCGGCCCTTGTTGCGCACATAGACCTGGCTTGCCGGATCTTCGCCGACCAGAACGACGGCCAGGCCCGGCGGCCGGCCGGTCTTGTCCTTGAAGGCGGCGGACGCCAGGCGAACCTTGTCGAGAACGACGGCGGCAACCGCCTTGCCGTCGATGATGCGAGCGGTCATGCGTCTCAGACCCGCATCGGCATCAGCACATAGAGCGCGCCGGGGCTGGTCGGATCGAGGATCAGCGTCGGCGAGCCCGGATCGGCCAGTTTCAGCTCCACCGTGTCGCCGTCGACCTGGGAGGCGATGTCGAGCAGGTAGCGCGAGTTGAAGCCGATATCGATGGCGTCCGATTCATAGGACACCTCGACCTCTTCCGTCGCGCTGCCCGAATCCGGATTGGTCACCGAGAGCGTCAACTTGCCGTCGGAGGCCGACAGCTTCACCGCGCGGCCGCGCTCCGACGAGACGGTCGAGACGCGATCGACGGCGGCGGCGAATTCGGCCTTGTCCACCGTCAGCGTCTTGTCGTTGCCGACGGGAATGACCCGGGCGTAATCGGGGAATGTGCCATCGATCAGCTTGGAGGTGAGCACAGTCTCGCCAAAGCGGAAGCGGATCTTGGCGGTGGAGAGCTCGATGGTCACGGCCTCGTCGGGATTGTCGGCAAGGCGCTGCACCTCGGCCACCGTCTTGCGCGGCACGATGACGCCGGGCATGCCGGCGGCACCCTCGGGGGCGTCGAATTCCACCTGGGCCAGGCGGTGGCCATCGGTCGCGACCGCACGCAAGAGGCTCTTGCCGCCCTTCTCCACCACATGGAGATAGATGCCGTTCAGATAATAGCGGGTCTCTTCGGTCGAGATCGCGAACTGGGTCTTGTCGATCAGGCGCTTCAGGTTCTTGGCGGGCACCTGGAACGTGTGGGTCATCTCGCCGGCGGCGATATCCGGGAAATCGCTTTCGGGGATCGTCTGCAGCGTGAAGCGCGAGCGGCCTGCGCGGACAGCGAGCGTGCCCTTGTCACCGACAGTCTCGACCACGACCTGCGAGCCATCCGGCAGCTTGCGCACGATGTCGTAGATCATGTGAGCCGGCACGGTGGTGCCGCCGGAGGCGCCGACCTCGGCCGCCAGGCTCTCGACCACCTCGATGTCCAGATCGGTCGCCTTCAGGCGCAGCGCCGAGCCCTCGGCCCGCATCAGCACGTTGGACAGCACGGGAATCGTGTTGCGCCGTTCGACCACGCGATGGACGTGGCCAAGCGACTTCAGGAGCTGTGCCCTTTCGACGGTGACCTTCATCAATGCGGCTCCACGACAGACATGAGATAAGAGGGCAGCTGACACGCCGCCCCCAAAACTGGGGCGGACAGTCAAGCCCGCGCCCGCACCGGATTCAAGTGTGCAGTGCGAAGGAAGCGAGTTTTACACGCTCTTTCGCGGCTTGGCATCCGTATGACCGGGCTGAATGTCGCGATTGGGGCAGGGGCGCCATGCGGGGCGGCTCAAGCCGAGTTGATCTCTTGGGTCTTGAATTCGCCACCGAAGCGGATCAATTCCTGAAGGTAATGCGTTTGAAGCAAGATTGTCCAAGGAGCCTGCCATGTCCCGCCGCAGTCTGAGCCGTTCTGTCTGGACCCGCTTCGCGCCCGTCCTGGCGATTGCGGGCGCTGTCGCTCTCGCGCCCGGCCTGGCACTGGCGCAATATTCCGGTGGTGGCGGCGGTGGCGGTTCCGATGGCGGCGCCAATTTCGCTCCGATCGACGATTATGTGAATCGCCGCACCGTGACGATCCGCACCGTGCCTGTCGGGGTTGGCTGCATTCGGGCCGTCGGGGCGGTCGGCTATGACCCGCGGCTGAACCAGCGGCTTTTCGACATCCGCTTCGATTCCGGCGTCATTGCCGCGGTCGGCGTCTCGGCCTACGAGAATGCGCTGTCGGGCGCCCGCACGGGTGCCGATGCGCAGCGCGCACTGGCCGGCGCGGCCCGTGACGCCGCGCGCTATCGGCGCGACCAGCGCTCCTGCTGATTAAATCCGCCGACCGCTTGCGGCCGGGAAGGGCAAGATCTTGCGATAGCTGCAGGATCGGCAGGAAAGAGCCCTCTCTCCTGTTCCAGAATGTCTCCGGCTCGTCCCGGCATGACGAAGGCGCGGCCGGAGCCGCGCCTCTCTGTCTGTCTCCGACTGTCCGGAATGGCCGCCTCAGTCGTTGAGGCGGCGCTTCAGCACTTCCACTTCCTCGTTCAGCGCCGGGTCCTGGCCAACCAGACCCTCGATCTTGCGCACCGCATGCAGCACCGTCGTGTGATCGCGTCCGCCGAACCGGCGGCCGATCTCGGGCAGCGAGCGCAGCGTCAGCGTCTTGGCCAGATACATGGCGATCTGGCGGGGACGCACCACGGTGGCCGTCCGCCTGGACGAGAGGATGTCCGAGCGGCTGACATTGTAGTGCTGCGCCACGATCTTCTGGATCTCCTCGATCTTGATGCGCTTGGGCTCGGCGACCCGCACGAGATCGCGGATCGACCGCTCGGCCATCTCGATGGTCACCGGCTGGGCGGTCAGCCGGTTGGTGGCGAGCAGACGGTTGAAGGCGCCGTCGAGGTCGCGGCCGTTCTGGGTGACGTTCTTGGCGACATAGCCAAGGACGGCCAGCGGCACGTCGAAGCCCTGATGCTGCACCTTCGCGTGGGTCAGCTTCTGCTTCAGGATGTCGAGCCGAAGGTTCTCGTCCAGCGGGCCGATCTCGACAGTGAGACCGCCGGCAAGGCGGGAGCGCACGCGCTCGTCGAGGTTCTCGAGGTCGGAGGGCGGGCGATCGCCGGCCACCACCACCTGCCGCCCCGCATCGATCAGGGCATTGAGCGTGTGGCAGAACTCGGCCTGCGTCTGCTTGCCCTGCAGGAACTGCAGGTCGTCGATGATCAGGAGGTCGATGTTGCGCAGGGCCTCCTTGAAGGCCATCGCGGTCTGGTTCTTGAGCGATGCCACGAAGCCGAAGGTGAACTTCTCGGCGGTCAGATAGAGAATGCGACGGCCGGCGGCCTGGGCCGTGCCGGAGATCGCCTGCAGGAGATGCGTCTTGCCGAGGCCGACGCCCGCATGGATGTAGAGCGGGTTGAACAGCACGGCGTCGCTGGAGCGCGACTGTGCCACCTGGAGGGCTGCGGCGCGGGCCAGTGTGTTCGAACGGCCCTGCACGAAGGTCTCGAAGGTCAGGCGCGGGTCGAGCGGCGAACCGCCGAGTGCCTCGCCATGGCCCTGGATCAAGGGCGCATTGTCAAAGCTGCGGTTGGGGGCTGCGGGCATCGGGCTGCGGGCCGGCTCGACGGCGGGCTTCGGCCGGACCGAGGGGCGGGCGCTGACGGCGGTGCGCACGATCACGTCGATATGCACGTCCTGGCCGGCTTCCTCGCGCCAGCGGGTGAGGATGCGGTCCTTGTAATGGTTCTCGATCCAGCTCTTCAGGAACCGGGTCGGCACCGAGAGGCGCACCATCTCACCGGCGGCCTGGTCGATCTCGATGCTCTTGAACCAGCTGTTGAAGACGTCCTCGCCGAACTCGGCACGCAGGCGGCGGCGAACTCGT
This region of Phreatobacter aquaticus genomic DNA includes:
- the hisS gene encoding histidine--tRNA ligase, giving the protein MSDAPKKKSGPKAALPRGFADRGPAEIAGTNAMLDTIRRVYELYGFEAVETPAIEFTEALGKFLPDLDRPNEGVFSFQDDDEQWLSLRYDLTAPLARYVAEHFDALPKPYRSYRAGYVFRNEKPGPGRFRQFMQFDADTVGSASPAADAEICMMAADTMEALGIGRGDYVVRVNNRKVLDGVLEAIGLGGEENAGRRLTVLRAIDKLDKFGPEGVKLLLGAGRKDESGDFTKGAGLDEAAIARVLAFTGAKGSDATATLTNLAGVVAGSERGLAGVGELKDMAALIGASGYDDGRILIDPSVVRGLEYYTGPVYEVELTFPVTNDDGQVVRFGSVAGGGRYDGLVARFRGEEVPATGFSIGVSRLAAALKSLGKLGADKPVGPIVVLVMDKDQVAEYQAMVAELRQAGIRSEMYLGSSGMKAQMKYADRRNAPAVIIQGSNEREAGEVMIKDLVAGAEAAKSITDNAEWRASRPAQFAAKRSELVQAIRDLLAKG
- the folD gene encoding bifunctional methylenetetrahydrofolate dehydrogenase/methenyltetrahydrofolate cyclohydrolase FolD produces the protein MTARIIDGKAVAAVVLDKVRLASAAFKDKTGRPPGLAVVLVGEDPASQVYVRNKGREAEAAGFRSEQHTLPVSVSEAEVLALVGKLNADPGIDGILVQLPLPKGIDTERVLLAIDPAKDVDGFHPINVGLLNAGAADKALVPCTPAGSMILLESVTGSSLAGKHAVVVGRSNIVGKPVAQLLLQRDATVTIAHSKTANLAEICRTADVLVAAVGRPEMIRGSWVKPGAVVIDVGVNRIPAPERGEGKTRLVGDVATAEAMDVASAITPVPGGVGPMTIALLMANTVTAASLREGLPRPVFTV
- the dnaN gene encoding DNA polymerase III subunit beta translates to MKVTVERAQLLKSLGHVHRVVERRNTIPVLSNVLMRAEGSALRLKATDLDIEVVESLAAEVGASGGTTVPAHMIYDIVRKLPDGSQVVVETVGDKGTLAVRAGRSRFTLQTIPESDFPDIAAGEMTHTFQVPAKNLKRLIDKTQFAISTEETRYYLNGIYLHVVEKGGKSLLRAVATDGHRLAQVEFDAPEGAAGMPGVIVPRKTVAEVQRLADNPDEAVTIELSTAKIRFRFGETVLTSKLIDGTFPDYARVIPVGNDKTLTVDKAEFAAAVDRVSTVSSERGRAVKLSASDGKLTLSVTNPDSGSATEEVEVSYESDAIDIGFNSRYLLDIASQVDGDTVELKLADPGSPTLILDPTSPGALYVLMPMRV
- the dnaA gene encoding chromosomal replication initiator protein DnaA — translated: MRPGAIWERVRRRLRAEFGEDVFNSWFKSIEIDQAAGEMVRLSVPTRFLKSWIENHYKDRILTRWREEAGQDVHIDVIVRTAVSARPSVRPKPAVEPARSPMPAAPNRSFDNAPLIQGHGEALGGSPLDPRLTFETFVQGRSNTLARAAALQVAQSRSSDAVLFNPLYIHAGVGLGKTHLLQAISGTAQAAGRRILYLTAEKFTFGFVASLKNQTAMAFKEALRNIDLLIIDDLQFLQGKQTQAEFCHTLNALIDAGRQVVVAGDRPPSDLENLDERVRSRLAGGLTVEIGPLDENLRLDILKQKLTHAKVQHQGFDVPLAVLGYVAKNVTQNGRDLDGAFNRLLATNRLTAQPVTIEMAERSIRDLVRVAEPKRIKIEEIQKIVAQHYNVSRSDILSSRRTATVVRPRQIAMYLAKTLTLRSLPEIGRRFGGRDHTTVLHAVRKIEGLVGQDPALNEEVEVLKRRLND